Proteins from one Pleuronectes platessa chromosome 16, fPlePla1.1, whole genome shotgun sequence genomic window:
- the LOC128458378 gene encoding transmembrane protein 205 yields the protein MATEGEPTDLIKVLHLLLLSFSWGMQVWVTFIAGFTLVRQVTLHTFGLVQSKLFPVYFHFLLGSSFLSLAVYAVFHPRELLDWHHTVQMVLFSVVPITAGLNARWFGPKVTEVMFQMRQVETEHGLGNQIGRGSLKAAYAKLKEQDPKYRASRSTFLRYHGLSSLCALIGFLCTTVNLIYTALKLSTI from the exons ATGGCTACAGAGGGGGAGCCGACCGACCTGATCAAagtgctgcacctcctcctgctctccttctcCTGGGGCATGCAGGTGTGGGTCACCTTCATCGCAG GGTTCACGTTGGTGCGGCAGGTGACGCTGCACACCTTCGGCCTGGTGCAGAGCAAACTGTTTCCTGTGTACTTCCACTTCCTGCTGGGGAGCAGCTTCCTCAGCCTGGCTGTGTACGCTGTGTTCCACCCCAGAGAGCTGCTGGACTGGCACCACACCGTGCAG ATGGTTCTGTTCTCTGTGGTGCCTATCACGGCGGGTCTGAACGCCCGCTGGTTCGGTCCgaaggtcacagaggtcatgtTCCAGATGAGGCAGGTGGAGACGGAGCACGGCCTGGGGAACCAGATCGGCCGGGGCAGCCTGAAAGCAGCGTACGCCAAACTCAAAGAGCAGGACCCGAAGTACCGAGCGTCCAGGAGCACGTTCCTCCGGTACCACGGGCTGTCCAGCCTCTGCGCCCTGATCGGGTTCCTCTGCACCACCGTCAACTTGATCTACACGGCTCTGAAGCTATCCACCATCTAG